One window of Mechercharimyces sp. CAU 1602 genomic DNA carries:
- a CDS encoding ParM/StbA family protein: protein MSTPVYIGNDQGYYGTKVVCRNGEKFYKMFIRNMVVPNRVGEITYNNDPHNIMYREDEGDREWFVGKLAIEQSGDDELFDSHERRLFSPTWFRENEYQIMFRVSTALMLQHDDEEPIVSVALPTDSYIDYKDELKRRLIGKHSFEMKQGNLPYRRVEFEIKPENLYVISQPMATLFQIALDREGQLLNEDLFIRKVSINDLGFGTSDVETLHGETIIKRQSFTSRFAMLNVYNLLSKRLNEYTRELDPEGQGKEYPIWSLNRVVQAKEISFKGRVYNVSEIVEECINEIGHSLVDEVWNRLDYGDDITYIILTGGSSIPFKPFYHDRFKDKLIFAEDYGIDAQFANAFGLCKFTQSKYKSAIPSPNHQEVAASIQQEFQAPTSRTNGKSSNNKKRDK, encoded by the coding sequence ATGAGCACACCCGTTTATATTGGAAATGACCAAGGATACTACGGAACCAAAGTTGTTTGTCGCAATGGAGAAAAGTTTTATAAGATGTTCATTCGTAATATGGTTGTTCCAAACCGGGTAGGGGAAATCACCTATAATAATGATCCCCACAACATCATGTATCGTGAGGATGAAGGAGATCGTGAATGGTTTGTAGGGAAATTAGCAATAGAGCAATCAGGCGATGACGAACTGTTCGATTCCCATGAGCGCCGTTTATTTAGTCCCACCTGGTTCCGAGAAAACGAATATCAGATCATGTTCCGTGTTAGTACAGCGCTCATGCTGCAACACGATGATGAAGAACCCATCGTATCTGTCGCTTTACCTACCGATAGCTATATCGACTACAAAGACGAACTAAAGCGCCGTTTGATCGGCAAACACTCCTTTGAAATGAAACAAGGAAATCTTCCTTATCGGCGCGTAGAATTTGAAATCAAACCGGAAAACCTTTATGTGATCAGTCAACCGATGGCAACACTCTTCCAAATCGCTCTTGACCGCGAAGGTCAATTGCTTAATGAGGATCTTTTTATCCGCAAAGTAAGCATTAACGATCTTGGCTTTGGTACTTCAGATGTAGAAACCCTTCACGGTGAAACGATTATCAAGCGTCAAAGCTTTACTTCGCGCTTTGCCATGCTTAATGTATATAATCTATTATCGAAACGATTAAATGAATATACACGTGAGCTCGATCCAGAAGGACAAGGTAAAGAATATCCGATCTGGAGCTTAAATCGGGTGGTACAAGCAAAAGAGATCAGCTTTAAGGGCAGAGTGTATAATGTCTCCGAAATCGTAGAAGAATGTATCAACGAAATTGGTCACTCTCTTGTTGACGAAGTGTGGAACCGACTTGATTATGGCGATGATATCACCTACATCATCTTAACAGGCGGATCATCCATTCCCTTTAAGCCTTTCTACCATGACCGCTTCAAAGATAAATTAATCTTTGCAGAGGATTATGGAATTGATGCTCAATTTGCCAATGCGTTTGGGTTATGCAAATTTACTCAATCGAAATACAAATCGGCTATCCCATCACCAAACCATCAAGAAGTGGCCGCTTCAATTCAACAAGAGTTTCAAGCTCCTACTTCACGTACCAATGGGAAATCATCCAACAATAAAAAACGGGATAAATAG
- a CDS encoding ParA family protein, translated as MFLPYKTTTSINLGASIATLGKRTLLVDIDPQGNTTSGLGVNKADVPACIYDVLVNDTPMKQVITPTCVENLDIVPATIQLAGAEIELVQVISREKRLKQALQPLIEQYDYILIDCPPSLGVITINALTAAHTVFIPIQCEFYALEGLGQLLNTIRLVQRHLNKGLEIEGVLLTMFDSRTNLSLQVMEEVKKYFQEKVYETMIPRNVRLSEAPSHGLPILSYDRRSKGAQCYLDLAKEVIQNGE; from the coding sequence ATGTTCCTACCCTACAAAACAACCACTTCCATTAATTTAGGAGCTAGTATTGCAACATTAGGGAAGAGAACGTTATTGGTAGATATCGATCCACAAGGAAATACAACGAGTGGACTAGGGGTAAATAAGGCGGATGTTCCAGCATGCATTTATGATGTTCTCGTAAATGATACTCCGATGAAGCAAGTGATTACACCGACCTGCGTTGAAAACTTGGATATTGTTCCAGCAACCATTCAACTAGCTGGAGCGGAAATAGAATTGGTACAGGTGATCTCAAGGGAGAAGCGCTTGAAGCAGGCATTACAACCCTTAATTGAGCAGTATGATTATATATTGATCGACTGTCCACCTTCGCTTGGGGTGATTACGATTAATGCTCTGACGGCGGCTCATACCGTGTTCATTCCTATTCAGTGTGAATTTTATGCTCTTGAAGGACTGGGACAGTTACTTAATACGATTCGTCTAGTACAGAGGCACCTGAATAAAGGTTTAGAGATCGAAGGCGTATTGCTCACAATGTTTGATAGTCGTACCAATCTATCATTACAAGTAATGGAAGAGGTGAAGAAGTATTTTCAAGAAAAAGTGTACGAGACAATGATCCCCCGTAATGTTCGATTAAGTGAAGCCCCAAGTCATGGGTTACCTATTTTATCATATGATCGCCGTTCCAAAGGGGCTCAGTGCTATCTCGATTTAGCGAAGGAAGTGATTCAAAATGGGGAATAA
- the mnmG gene encoding tRNA uridine-5-carboxymethylaminomethyl(34) synthesis enzyme MnmG: METKYDVIVIGAGHAGCEAALASARMGSSTLLLTLSLDMIAFMPCNPSVGGPAKGHVVREIDALGGQMARTIDKTHIQMRMLNTGKGPAVYALRAQADKVLYQQEMKRALEQEPNVIMQQNMVEELIVENGECRGVVTRTGTRYESKAVILTTGTYLRGKVIIGDLAYESGPNNQQPSIRLSEHLETLGFDLVRFKTGTPPRVHAHTIDTSEMEIQPGDEVPRAFSYETTEYITDQLPCWLTYTNEQTHETIQANLHRAPMYSGVIEGTGPRYCPSIEDKIVRFADKNRHQVFLEPEGRNTDEIYVQGLSTSLPEDVQLMMLRSMKGMEEVQMMRTGYAIEYDAVVPTQLWPSLETKHLPNLFTAGQINGTSGYEEAAGQGLMAGINAVRKVQGKDPVILDRSQGYIGVMIDDLVTKGTNEPYRLLTSRAEYRLLLRHDNADMRLTDIGYEIGLIPQARHQRFTKKRAQVEMEIERLRRTIIKPSTEVNRLLEDRGSSPISQATELANLLRRPELHYENIATLSPAPEKMDAEVAEQVEIQLKYEGYIKKSLQQVEKMKRMEEKRIPAWVDYHNIHGISSEAREKLEQVRPLSFGQAARISGVNPADISILLVHIEQGGKSFAKN, encoded by the coding sequence ATGGAAACAAAATACGATGTGATTGTAATTGGTGCGGGTCATGCAGGTTGTGAGGCTGCCTTGGCTTCCGCCCGTATGGGTTCTTCTACACTATTGCTCACTCTGAGTTTAGACATGATTGCTTTTATGCCGTGTAATCCTTCTGTGGGTGGACCTGCTAAAGGACATGTTGTGCGTGAAATAGATGCGTTAGGCGGACAGATGGCCCGTACGATTGATAAAACTCATATCCAGATGCGGATGCTAAATACTGGAAAAGGACCTGCTGTATATGCACTGCGAGCGCAGGCGGATAAAGTGTTATATCAACAAGAGATGAAACGCGCTTTGGAACAAGAGCCTAATGTCATCATGCAACAAAACATGGTGGAAGAGTTGATTGTGGAAAACGGAGAGTGCCGTGGAGTAGTGACACGCACAGGTACTCGCTATGAGTCGAAAGCGGTCATCTTAACGACGGGCACCTATTTGCGAGGCAAGGTGATTATTGGGGACTTGGCATATGAAAGCGGGCCTAATAACCAACAGCCTTCGATCCGTTTATCTGAGCATCTGGAAACTCTCGGCTTTGACTTGGTTCGTTTTAAAACAGGAACTCCGCCGCGTGTACATGCACATACTATAGATACGAGTGAGATGGAAATTCAACCGGGTGATGAGGTGCCACGCGCTTTTTCCTATGAAACGACGGAATATATTACAGATCAACTTCCGTGTTGGCTTACCTATACCAATGAACAAACCCATGAAACCATTCAGGCCAATCTCCATCGTGCCCCTATGTATTCAGGGGTAATCGAGGGAACAGGACCGCGTTACTGTCCATCTATTGAAGATAAAATTGTTCGTTTTGCCGATAAAAATCGCCACCAGGTCTTCTTGGAGCCTGAGGGTAGAAATACGGATGAAATTTATGTACAAGGATTGTCGACAAGTTTGCCAGAAGATGTGCAGTTGATGATGCTTCGGTCTATGAAAGGAATGGAAGAGGTACAAATGATGCGTACTGGTTATGCGATTGAGTACGATGCGGTTGTACCAACGCAGTTATGGCCGAGCTTAGAGACAAAACATCTACCCAACTTATTTACTGCTGGACAAATCAATGGTACCTCTGGATACGAAGAAGCTGCTGGTCAAGGCTTAATGGCAGGGATTAATGCCGTCCGGAAAGTACAAGGGAAAGATCCAGTTATCTTAGATCGTTCACAAGGGTATATTGGGGTAATGATCGACGATTTGGTTACGAAGGGAACGAATGAACCATATCGTCTTCTTACCTCGAGAGCAGAATATCGACTCTTGTTACGCCACGATAATGCAGATATGAGACTAACGGATATTGGATATGAGATAGGTTTGATTCCACAAGCACGTCATCAGAGGTTTACTAAAAAGCGTGCCCAGGTAGAGATGGAGATCGAGCGCTTACGGCGTACAATTATCAAACCGAGTACGGAAGTGAACCGATTACTAGAAGATCGAGGCTCCAGTCCGATTTCGCAAGCGACTGAACTAGCCAATCTCTTACGGCGACCGGAGTTACACTATGAAAATATTGCTACTTTGTCTCCAGCTCCAGAAAAGATGGACGCAGAGGTAGCTGAGCAAGTGGAGATTCAATTAAAGTATGAGGGCTATATAAAGAAATCGCTACAACAAGTGGAGAAAATGAAAAGGATGGAAGAAAAGCGCATTCCCGCATGGGTTGATTATCACAATATCCATGGTATCTCCTCTGAAGCACGCGAAAAGTTGGAGCAGGTACGTCCATTATCTTTTGGACAGGCGGCGCGTATTTCAGGTGTAAACCCTGCTGATATCTCGATTCTCTTGGTTCACATCGAACAAGGTGGAAAATCATTTGCGAAAAATTGA
- a CDS encoding group II intron reverse transcriptase/maturase, with the protein MQRANVVLSILSQKAHSKHQFASERCYRYFYNPDFYAQAYRNLYGSHTELEDRVVTEWIEVMKREGYQPSTTATPTVWDEVMQEVVRMIITALTSSYESRQARIILPISRLEAVQALTKHYNGAVWALSGDVTSILSSLPSSYFLQLLAQRIRDGRFIEVLRRILRAGILQTTKGLQVALINMVMQEWEGRLASNANHDTYVRYGAEWILFIEGQRSEALHRIEELECCMKRAWQRSIPTQLCRLHHLVDQPVRFLQYDVTCERELGEHLSHLPYPTRHLKLRLPGDIIKEALRPFRRHGKPTHHSSRLHLSIPQMITLYNREMAELHQSYYMATNANKRLREFQYVHYQSLLKTMARKENRSVKQIVKKYGIPVQNRAGTGMKLRVGWKEPHSSKVVVYYDQPLYLPPDSVARKRIAW; encoded by the coding sequence ATGCAGAGAGCCAATGTGGTCTTATCGATACTGAGTCAAAAGGCGCATTCAAAGCATCAATTTGCGAGTGAGCGATGTTATCGCTATTTTTATAATCCCGATTTCTATGCGCAAGCGTATCGCAACCTGTATGGGTCTCATACAGAATTGGAAGATAGAGTAGTGACAGAGTGGATCGAAGTGATGAAAAGGGAAGGATATCAACCATCTACAACGGCGACGCCAACTGTATGGGATGAAGTGATGCAAGAGGTGGTTCGTATGATCATAACCGCTCTCACTTCTTCATATGAGTCGAGGCAAGCTCGTATCATTTTACCTATAAGTAGATTGGAAGCTGTACAGGCGTTGACAAAGCATTATAACGGGGCGGTATGGGCACTATCGGGTGATGTTACCTCCATATTATCATCACTACCTTCTTCGTATTTTCTGCAGCTGCTCGCCCAGCGCATACGTGATGGCCGCTTTATAGAGGTACTTCGTCGAATTCTGAGAGCAGGTATATTGCAAACGACAAAGGGTTTGCAGGTAGCGTTGATCAACATGGTGATGCAAGAGTGGGAAGGTAGATTAGCAAGCAACGCAAACCATGATACCTATGTACGGTATGGAGCCGAATGGATTTTATTTATTGAGGGCCAGCGATCAGAGGCACTCCATAGGATAGAAGAGCTTGAATGTTGCATGAAGAGAGCCTGGCAACGCTCTATTCCAACGCAACTGTGCCGATTGCATCACCTTGTGGATCAGCCTGTGCGCTTTCTACAATATGACGTGACTTGCGAGCGGGAGCTGGGTGAGCATCTGTCTCACTTGCCCTATCCGACTCGTCACTTAAAACTACGTCTGCCTGGGGATATTATCAAAGAAGCATTGCGACCCTTTCGTCGTCACGGAAAACCGACGCATCATTCGTCACGACTTCACCTGTCGATTCCACAAATGATTACGCTATATAATCGGGAAATGGCTGAGTTACATCAGAGTTATTACATGGCTACCAATGCGAATAAAAGGTTGCGCGAGTTTCAATATGTTCACTATCAAAGCCTACTTAAAACGATGGCTCGTAAAGAGAACCGAAGTGTAAAGCAGATTGTGAAGAAGTACGGCATCCCCGTACAAAATCGGGCAGGGACAGGGATGAAGTTGAGAGTGGGCTGGAAAGAACCCCATTCATCTAAGGTAGTGGTGTATTACGACCAGCCTTTGTATCTCCCGCCCGACTCAGTCGCTCGCAAACGGATCGCTTGGTGA
- the rsmG gene encoding 16S rRNA (guanine(527)-N(7))-methyltransferase RsmG has protein sequence MAEHQHWLAESTSSALGLTLTEEQLQQFHLYYQLLVETNKHFNLTAITEEAEVYLKHFYDSLALANVVSLPSLTSLIDIGTGAGFPGIPLKIAFPHLRLCLVDSLNKRIGFLQTVVDELGLEQVECVHGRAEDLGRAPHLRSQFDVATARAVAKLNVLAEYCLPFVRPGGKFVALKGPKGEEELQSSTEAVEKLGGGKPELVSLSLPQDQGLRYFVIVDKKRTTPRKYPRRPGIPAKQPL, from the coding sequence ATGGCAGAGCATCAACACTGGTTAGCGGAGTCGACCTCGTCAGCACTCGGACTCACTCTGACGGAAGAACAACTTCAACAATTTCATCTCTATTATCAACTACTGGTAGAAACGAATAAGCACTTTAATTTAACTGCTATCACAGAAGAAGCTGAAGTATATCTGAAGCATTTTTATGATTCGCTAGCACTGGCTAACGTTGTGTCCCTCCCTTCTTTGACTTCATTGATCGATATAGGTACAGGCGCGGGCTTTCCAGGGATTCCGCTCAAAATTGCTTTCCCCCATCTCCGCTTATGTCTGGTGGATTCACTAAACAAGCGGATTGGTTTTCTGCAAACCGTGGTGGATGAATTGGGTTTAGAGCAGGTGGAATGTGTTCATGGACGTGCGGAAGACTTAGGGCGTGCCCCTCACTTGCGTTCACAATTTGATGTAGCTACTGCACGGGCAGTCGCCAAGCTAAATGTGCTTGCTGAGTATTGTCTTCCTTTTGTAAGACCGGGAGGAAAGTTTGTGGCATTAAAAGGCCCTAAAGGGGAGGAAGAGCTACAGTCATCCACAGAGGCTGTGGAAAAGTTAGGCGGGGGAAAACCGGAATTAGTGTCATTATCGCTTCCGCAGGATCAAGGTTTACGATACTTTGTGATTGTGGATAAAAAAAGGACGACGCCGAGAAAATATCCTCGCCGTCCAGGTATTCCAGCAAAACAGCCGTTGTAA
- the noc gene encoding nucleoid occlusion protein yields the protein MKEPFSRWFGKEGKDEIDELREISVHEIIPSPYQPRTIFDEDRIEELCETIQKHGVIQPIVVRKNGAGYEVVAGERRLRAVQKLKMDHIPAVIRQFDDGQAAAIALIENLQREGLTVIEEAHAYQRLMKLQDLTQEGLAKQLGKGQSTIANKVRLLQLPEGVQHCLLKRMITERHARALLPLPSEEVQLQVLQEVLDKEWNVKQTEQRVEQMLSKETRKRKSRRKAVSKDVRIAINTILQSIDMVKQTGMQVDTVEEDHTDHYEVVIRIPKQGKRKNETKGGA from the coding sequence ATGAAAGAGCCGTTTTCACGGTGGTTTGGCAAGGAAGGAAAGGATGAGATCGATGAGCTGCGTGAGATTTCAGTTCATGAGATTATTCCTAGTCCTTATCAACCGCGGACGATATTTGATGAAGACCGGATAGAAGAGTTGTGTGAAACGATTCAGAAACATGGCGTTATTCAGCCCATTGTGGTGAGAAAAAATGGCGCTGGCTATGAAGTGGTAGCAGGAGAACGTCGTTTACGGGCCGTGCAGAAATTGAAGATGGACCATATCCCTGCCGTCATTCGTCAATTTGATGATGGACAAGCGGCGGCGATCGCCTTGATCGAAAATCTGCAAAGAGAAGGATTAACGGTGATTGAAGAGGCACATGCCTATCAACGTTTGATGAAATTGCAAGATTTAACACAAGAGGGATTGGCAAAACAACTGGGTAAAGGACAATCGACGATTGCTAATAAAGTTCGTCTGCTCCAGTTACCAGAAGGTGTACAACACTGTTTATTAAAACGGATGATTACGGAACGGCATGCACGCGCTCTATTGCCTCTACCATCTGAGGAAGTGCAGCTTCAAGTTCTGCAAGAGGTATTGGATAAAGAATGGAATGTAAAACAAACGGAACAACGTGTGGAGCAAATGCTGTCAAAAGAGACCCGCAAACGGAAATCAAGACGGAAAGCGGTATCAAAAGATGTTCGTATTGCGATCAATACCATTTTACAGTCGATTGATATGGTAAAACAGACGGGGATGCAAGTTGATACGGTAGAAGAGGATCATACTGATCATTATGAAGTGGTGATACGTATCCCGAAGCAAGGTAAAAGAAAAAATGAAACTAAAGGTGGAGCGTAA